The DNA sequence TAAACAATTTCCTCTTTTaaaagggggggggggtggTAGTAGCTTATAATTGTATATTGAATTCCAATCAAAATcgtattatttgtttgtttatgtatttgttgttgtttttttttttcgctCTCTCTGTTAAAGTTGGCTggttaaatttttcaaatttgttttggaattgaagaaatttcaTGCACCGCATGGTAGCATCAACATACCGTTTAAACTTGAACCAGAGACAGataatgattcaattgagtAGCACCCAAACACAATCCTAGAGACTATAACGGCTAACTGAATCAGTATTTCAACTTCTAAGTACTACAAGAGATATGAACTTTACACTTTGTACCGGTTGGTTTACCGAAATTTGGCATATATATTcatataattcaaaattcattaaacCCTACAAAATTTTCATCTTACCAAATTCAATCTCATCTTCCTATTCTTCTATAATTTACTTCATCAATTGTGGATTCTCTTTAAAATAGTTTCAGCACTAGAAATTTCCAGGAAACCTAAACTATCTTCAGTTTCCAAATAAGTGATTTCTccattaacaacaatactaGCATATCTTTGTAATCTTAACCCCATACCGGCCAGAGTCAAATCAGCAACAAATCCATCACCCAATTCTTTAGAAATAGAAGCATTAGGATCAGTAGCAAAAATTACATAATTCTCTTCATCAGTATAACCTAAAGCTTTAGCCCATGCTGCCATTACAAATGGATCATTGGCAGATAAGacaatgatttttttaacaCCTTTGTCTTTGAAATCTTTTAAATGCTTCAAATAATCAGGGATATGTTGTTCGGTACATGTTGGCGTGAATGCACCAGGCACAGCAGTGACAACAACAGTACTGTTTTGAAATAAAGATTTTAAATCCAATGGTACTGGAGAAGCACAAGCAATCAAACTTGAATGGTCTTTAGAATAAGGGATGTATTTTGGTTCAATGTTAGTTGGAAATTTACCGTCAGTCATAATGTATGTAGTTTAGTAAAGATTGattaagaaagaaaaaggaaaagaagaaagcaATTGCAGTGAAATTGGGAGATATTTATACAATTTAAAGTAGGGAGGAGGAGCGGAGGCAGGGAGGCAAGGAGGCAAAAACTGAAAACAAAAGTGGTAGTTAAACAAAGGgggaaagaaagaaggaCAAGGAGAGAATTGTTAGAGaaaccaacaaattgagagggggggggggaggaaTAAACCTTTTTACGGATCATTCTATATATCTTATAACCGAAACCTCATATAATATGTTGTTACTCTCATCCTTAATTAATCTTAAACAAAATCTTTCGCAGGAGAAAAGTccgaaaaaaaattcttctcaattctattttgtgttgttgttaatcAATACTGATGTTGATGTAGATGGGTAATCGTACCCATTAACGTTATTACACAAATATATTTTACTCATTCCCGACTCGctctattattattgctatTTATTCCAGAGTAATATAGCAAACTGAACTGAATATTCAGTTTTATCAGGTTATGTTCTACAACTATTCAATATCTTACACAAATGATATTCTATGTTGAGCAATTATCGGCTATTGCTTTATCCACTTTCCGAGAcaaagcaacaacaatgtcATGTTTAATTACTAATTCAACTCAATGAGATCACTTGATAATACTACCAGTCTTACGTCATTTGCTTACAATTCTCAACAGACCccttttcctttcctttctttctccTGTTCCGGGATTTCGATTTCTATAAATTATACTCTCCTACTACCATATCTCTTCGTGGTGGTGCTCTTAACTCCAATAAACAGGTTATgtacacatacacacagttttatattatttccTATTTTCCCACCAACTCTACTTCGATTCAACTAATTTTGATCAACTGAGTGGGAGAAGTAATTTACAATTAACGACAAGACCCCACCTACAACCCCACCTAAATAACCACCAATCAATAATGTAATTGGCCATTGTTGCCATGGTCTATCCCAATCTAAAGGAATAGGTATAACTCCTAACCAACAACCACCCAATGTCAACAAAACACTAGATAATATACAATGACGGAAAATAATCCGGTACAAATGATCTTGcttgaataatttgttaATCTTATTGACAtccaaattgaataatataattaaagGGTTGAAAATTAATTGGGATAAATGCaatgataaatataatgttttcaatgaatatttataaacTGGTGCA is a window from the Candida dubliniensis CD36 chromosome 4, complete sequence genome containing:
- a CDS encoding peroxiredoxin type-2, putative (Similar to S. cerevisiae AHP1;~In S. cerevisiae: reduces hydroperoxides to protect against oxidative damage; function in vivo requires covalent conjugation to Urm1p) — its product is MTDGKFPTNIEPKYIPYSKDHSSLIACASPVPLDLKSLFQNSTVVVTAVPGAFTPTCTEQHIPDYLKHLKDFKDKGVKKIIVLSANDPFVMAAWAKALGYTDEENYVIFATDPNASISKELGDGFVADLTSAGMGLRLQRYASIVVNGEITYLETEDSLGFSEISSAETILKRIHN